The Fulvivirga ligni genome window below encodes:
- a CDS encoding alpha/beta fold hydrolase produces MTSHLKKTNWLAMAGIFTFIALNLQAQTNKPDKSGYVPVKDTKIYYETYGEGDPLILLHGSFYTIELNWAELIPELSKNRKVIAIEFQSHGHSPYSDRNIDFVTFAEDVEKVMDHLKIETADIAGYSMGGTVAYQFTVQYPQRVNRLVILSSTYKMAGWLPQVNSAQGEFNAEDFNNSPLKTTYDAVAPDKTKWPKFLEQMFVFAGETFNIEDSEIAKIKAPVLLISGDNDGIDKVELMKTYRLLGGDVMADMEPMPKSKLAIIPSQTHVGVMMQTEAISKYMNEFLD; encoded by the coding sequence ATGACGTCACACCTTAAAAAAACAAATTGGCTAGCCATGGCTGGCATATTCACATTTATCGCTCTAAATCTACAAGCGCAAACAAATAAGCCGGATAAGAGTGGCTACGTTCCTGTAAAGGATACAAAAATTTACTATGAAACTTATGGAGAAGGAGATCCACTGATTTTACTTCATGGCTCTTTTTATACCATTGAGCTTAACTGGGCTGAGCTCATTCCTGAGCTGTCTAAAAATAGGAAAGTGATAGCTATAGAATTTCAAAGCCATGGCCATTCGCCCTATTCAGACCGTAATATAGATTTCGTCACTTTTGCTGAGGATGTGGAGAAGGTGATGGACCATTTGAAAATAGAAACGGCCGATATTGCCGGCTATAGTATGGGAGGCACAGTGGCCTACCAATTTACAGTGCAGTATCCGCAAAGAGTGAATAGATTGGTGATTCTTTCATCCACCTATAAAATGGCGGGTTGGTTGCCTCAAGTAAATTCAGCACAAGGTGAATTTAATGCCGAAGATTTCAATAATTCTCCACTTAAAACCACCTATGACGCCGTGGCTCCTGATAAAACAAAATGGCCAAAGTTCTTAGAGCAGATGTTTGTTTTTGCTGGTGAGACCTTTAATATAGAAGATTCTGAAATAGCAAAGATCAAAGCGCCCGTTTTGCTGATTTCCGGAGATAATGACGGCATTGATAAGGTAGAGTTAATGAAAACTTACCGACTACTGGGCGGAGATGTAATGGCGGACATGGAACCCATGCCTAAATCAAAACTAGCCATCATCCCATCACAAACCCATGTAGGGGTAATGATGCAAACAGAAGCCATCTCAAAATATATGAATGAGTTTTTAGATTAA
- a CDS encoding SRPBCC family protein: protein MNSLLFDFTVDKESKTVFIAREFKAKLPLVWDAFTKQEILDKWWAPKPFISKTKSMEFKEGGRRFYAMTNAEGEVLGWQMHDYTSISPKTNFKFFNAFADKDENLQLPGSHWDFTFSEQDGVTTVNITIYNDSLERMERMIEMGFKEGFTATLNELDKLLTNQTHDVTP from the coding sequence ATGAACAGTTTATTATTTGATTTTACGGTAGACAAAGAATCCAAAACCGTATTTATAGCCCGCGAGTTTAAAGCCAAACTTCCTTTGGTTTGGGATGCTTTCACTAAGCAAGAAATCCTTGATAAGTGGTGGGCACCTAAACCATTCATTTCCAAAACAAAATCAATGGAGTTTAAAGAGGGAGGAAGAAGGTTTTATGCTATGACAAATGCCGAAGGTGAGGTGCTTGGCTGGCAAATGCATGATTATACCTCAATAAGCCCGAAGACAAACTTTAAGTTTTTTAATGCTTTTGCTGACAAGGATGAAAATCTGCAACTGCCTGGTTCTCATTGGGATTTCACTTTTAGTGAACAAGATGGAGTAACCACCGTAAATATCACTATCTATAATGATTCCCTTGAGCGCATGGAAAGAATGATTGAAATGGGATTCAAAGAAGGTTTCACAGCTACCTTAAACGAACTCGACAAACTTTTAACCAACCAAACTCATGACGTCACACCTTAA
- a CDS encoding LysE family translocator, whose protein sequence is MMPFNDLVLFGLAALIMVLSPGPNMIYLISRSLSQGKNAGIISLFGVMCGFLFHILMVSFGLTAIFFAIPYAFIVVKFLGVGYLLYLAYNSVKSGNKIFNANHNLKSDKPLKLFSIGLMTNVLNPKMAVFYLSFFPQFMKPENGSILSQSFQLGVIQIIISFTINLLIIISAAKLASWFSKKPIWLRIQKWFMASVLTGLAVKMALTKTK, encoded by the coding sequence ATGATGCCATTTAACGACTTAGTTTTATTTGGATTAGCAGCCCTTATAATGGTGCTTTCTCCGGGACCCAATATGATATACTTGATATCCAGATCCCTATCTCAGGGTAAAAATGCCGGGATAATATCGCTTTTTGGAGTTATGTGTGGATTTCTCTTTCATATCTTAATGGTGTCGTTTGGTCTGACCGCAATATTTTTTGCAATTCCTTACGCATTTATTGTAGTTAAATTTCTAGGCGTGGGTTATCTTCTTTACTTAGCATATAATTCCGTCAAATCTGGAAATAAGATCTTTAATGCTAATCATAATCTAAAATCTGACAAACCTCTTAAGCTTTTTAGCATCGGACTTATGACCAATGTGCTAAATCCGAAAATGGCCGTGTTTTACCTCTCTTTTTTTCCTCAGTTTATGAAGCCTGAAAATGGTTCAATTTTAAGTCAGAGTTTCCAGTTGGGTGTCATTCAAATAATAATAAGTTTCACCATCAATTTATTGATTATAATTTCTGCTGCTAAACTGGCATCCTGGTTCTCAAAAAAGCCAATTTGGCTAAGAATTCAAAAATGGTTTATGGCCTCAGTGTTAACTGGTCTTGCTGTAAAAATGGCTCTGACAAAAACTAAATAA
- a CDS encoding ligand-binding sensor domain-containing protein: MNVYKILFICLPFLVFSCSGQTKQKLESTTPIEHVKLPMPENGFYCGFLDSKGNLWFGSRGNGVFKFDGSSFINYTAANGLCDNDISCITEDREGNIWFGTTSGVCKFDGKLFESVEIPKSDTSSVWLDKVYPVVNPNQVMSILEDSGGDLWFGTNGAGAYHYNGESFTQHLSDIGKVYDDGHQHNIVLSMIEDSKGNIWFTSLSHGGVSVYDGEGFTHYTQELSDDFIRVVFEDSKNNIWIGTHGNHDGGLDKYDGKVFTTFYKMNDGLTHNNVKGIYEDQSGLLWLASGTTELATFDGEHFRIFKDNHGKTYHRINFLLADKDGNIWFGNKHGLWIYDGETVIEVTRS; this comes from the coding sequence ATGAATGTCTATAAAATCCTGTTCATATGCCTACCCTTTTTAGTATTCTCTTGTAGCGGACAGACAAAGCAGAAATTGGAGTCAACCACACCTATCGAACATGTTAAGCTCCCAATGCCTGAAAATGGATTCTACTGTGGTTTTCTTGATAGTAAGGGAAATCTATGGTTTGGTAGTCGTGGTAATGGGGTTTTTAAATTTGATGGTAGCTCATTTATCAATTATACCGCAGCGAATGGCCTTTGCGACAATGATATTTCATGTATTACCGAAGATAGGGAAGGCAATATATGGTTTGGTACCACCTCAGGCGTTTGTAAATTCGATGGAAAACTTTTTGAGAGTGTTGAAATTCCCAAAAGTGATACCTCCAGCGTTTGGCTGGATAAAGTTTATCCCGTAGTAAATCCTAATCAGGTTATGTCAATTTTAGAAGATTCTGGCGGCGATCTTTGGTTCGGCACAAATGGGGCAGGCGCTTATCATTATAACGGAGAGTCATTTACCCAACATCTGTCGGATATAGGGAAGGTTTATGATGATGGTCATCAGCACAATATTGTGTTGAGCATGATAGAGGATTCAAAAGGAAATATTTGGTTTACCTCACTGAGCCATGGTGGGGTAAGCGTTTATGATGGTGAGGGTTTTACACATTATACTCAAGAACTAAGTGATGACTTCATTCGCGTGGTATTTGAGGATTCGAAAAACAACATCTGGATAGGCACCCATGGTAATCACGATGGTGGTCTTGATAAGTATGATGGGAAAGTTTTTACCACCTTCTATAAAATGAATGATGGCTTAACACACAACAATGTCAAGGGTATATATGAAGATCAATCAGGCTTGCTTTGGCTTGCCAGTGGCACTACCGAACTAGCGACCTTTGATGGAGAACATTTTAGAATCTTTAAAGATAATCATGGCAAAACTTACCATAGAATAAACTTTTTATTGGCTGACAAAGATGGAAACATATGGTTTGGGAATAAACATGGTCTGTGGATATATGATGGAGAAACTGTGATTGAAGTCACCAGGAGTTGA
- a CDS encoding LytR/AlgR family response regulator transcription factor: MDRKVLIVEDEPLIADDLEFHLNDMGINNIEVALQYSEALDKLSNNSFDLALLDVNLSGDKDGIQLANTINTSHQVPFIFVTSYYDNGTLSRAKRTNPYGYILKPFDKKEIQINVEMAFHKIGLNKTAKPEKFFIKDKDGMVPISPEDICYVEAFDNYAKVFTTDHSYIISHTLKSIEAKLVPFGFERVHKSYLINLSHITRISDGYVFFGETNLPIGRAYKNVFMSKLNVL; this comes from the coding sequence ATGGATAGAAAAGTACTGATTGTAGAAGACGAGCCGCTCATTGCGGATGATTTAGAATTCCATTTAAATGATATGGGTATCAATAATATTGAAGTGGCCCTTCAATATAGCGAGGCCCTTGACAAGCTCAGTAACAATAGCTTCGATCTGGCCCTGTTAGATGTAAACCTCTCTGGCGATAAAGATGGTATCCAGCTGGCTAACACAATCAACACCAGCCATCAGGTGCCGTTTATTTTTGTCACCTCTTATTATGATAATGGCACCTTGAGTCGTGCCAAGCGAACAAACCCATATGGTTATATTTTAAAGCCTTTTGATAAGAAGGAAATCCAGATCAACGTAGAGATGGCTTTTCATAAAATTGGGTTAAATAAGACGGCTAAACCTGAAAAGTTCTTTATAAAAGACAAAGATGGCATGGTGCCCATTTCCCCGGAAGATATTTGCTATGTGGAGGCTTTTGATAATTATGCCAAGGTATTTACAACAGACCATTCTTACATTATTAGCCACACATTAAAGAGCATTGAGGCCAAATTAGTACCCTTTGGTTTTGAAAGAGTACACAAATCATATCTCATCAACTTGTCTCATATCACCAGAATTTCAGATGGTTATGTCTTTTTTGGGGAAACCAATTTGCCTATAGGCCGGGCTTACAAAAACGTATTTATGTCTAAGCTCAACGTTTTGTAG
- a CDS encoding tetratricopeptide repeat-containing sensor histidine kinase, with protein sequence MRFILPLLFCLTLSISGFSQHSAKIDSLSDVLKTDLEPAQRAYILDELSYEWFAQNLDSSLRYGKLSYELYLKLKEPKPKGLAQAVSDVAVAFHYKNNWDSARFYYEKALHIREDIKDTAKVASSLNNLGVMYMDMGDYDKAVKTFLKAMKVREQASDEFGAAVTKTNIALIYKKQGFYDKSIQAYNELVEEFNRMNLPHHLETIYLNLGSIYNTMEEYEKGAYYNLKLARMAEENASYRNLAKSYVNLSNSYQGLGKLDSSIFYVTKALTFFEESKDTLNIAHSYTSMAQFLKDRGKYAEAIKYSDQLDVLNKGLKNNELGLENRLLAAEIYALNSQYNKAYVNLRQAFAERDSFMSESMNKTITDLTLKYDTEQKEKEISQLKVENQEAIIAQQQSANQRNILILVSCIVLVGLVLLFLLLRTKSKANKVISKSLSEKETLLKEIHHRVKNNLQIISSLLSLQTRFIEDENAKGVVNDSQNRVKSMALIHQRLYQHDNITGIDAQEYIENLTATLKATYGIDEDKVNVAYDIDPLTIDVDTIIPIGLILNELISNAFKYAFPEERHGALSINLKKEPNYLLLSVKDDGVGKENEVEKSDSFGLRMIRSLSRKLEADVNFDFTAGTTAQLIIKKYKLV encoded by the coding sequence ATGAGATTCATATTGCCTTTACTTTTTTGTCTAACGCTTTCAATATCAGGCTTTTCCCAGCATTCAGCCAAAATTGACAGCCTGTCAGATGTCTTGAAAACTGACTTGGAGCCGGCTCAGCGAGCTTATATCTTAGATGAGCTTTCTTATGAATGGTTTGCCCAAAATCTGGACAGCTCACTGCGTTATGGCAAGCTTAGTTATGAGCTTTACCTCAAGCTCAAAGAACCAAAGCCTAAAGGGCTGGCCCAGGCAGTATCTGATGTAGCCGTAGCATTTCATTATAAAAACAACTGGGACAGCGCCCGATTTTACTATGAAAAAGCGCTTCACATTCGTGAAGACATCAAGGACACAGCAAAGGTGGCATCGTCACTGAACAATCTGGGTGTTATGTATATGGACATGGGCGATTATGACAAAGCCGTAAAAACTTTTCTTAAGGCCATGAAAGTTAGAGAGCAGGCCAGTGATGAGTTCGGCGCTGCTGTTACTAAGACCAATATTGCTCTCATTTATAAAAAACAGGGCTTCTATGATAAATCAATCCAGGCTTATAACGAGTTGGTGGAAGAGTTTAACAGAATGAATTTGCCACATCATTTAGAAACCATCTACCTGAATCTGGGCTCCATCTATAACACCATGGAGGAATACGAAAAGGGTGCTTATTACAATCTAAAACTGGCCCGAATGGCGGAGGAGAATGCTTCTTACCGAAATCTGGCCAAATCATATGTTAACCTTTCTAATTCATATCAGGGTTTGGGCAAACTTGATAGCAGCATTTTTTATGTTACTAAAGCACTGACCTTTTTTGAAGAGTCAAAAGATACGCTGAACATAGCTCACAGCTATACGTCTATGGCACAGTTCTTAAAAGACAGAGGCAAGTATGCCGAAGCTATTAAATATAGTGATCAGCTAGATGTATTAAATAAAGGATTAAAGAATAATGAATTAGGCTTAGAAAACCGCTTATTGGCCGCTGAGATCTATGCATTAAACAGTCAATATAATAAGGCTTATGTTAATTTAAGACAAGCCTTTGCCGAAAGAGATTCCTTCATGTCAGAATCGATGAACAAGACCATCACGGACCTGACTCTAAAATATGATACTGAGCAAAAGGAAAAAGAAATATCACAGCTCAAAGTAGAAAACCAGGAAGCTATTATTGCACAGCAACAGTCTGCTAATCAGCGCAATATTCTCATTTTGGTTTCTTGTATTGTTTTAGTGGGCCTAGTATTGTTATTCTTATTGTTAAGAACAAAGTCTAAAGCTAACAAGGTCATTTCTAAATCATTATCGGAAAAGGAAACGCTACTAAAGGAAATTCACCATAGAGTAAAAAACAACTTACAAATTATATCCAGCTTGCTCAGCTTGCAGACCAGATTCATTGAGGACGAAAATGCTAAGGGAGTGGTAAATGACAGTCAGAACAGGGTGAAATCAATGGCCTTAATTCACCAAAGGCTTTACCAGCACGACAACATTACCGGGATTGATGCGCAGGAATATATTGAGAACCTAACGGCTACCTTAAAAGCCACTTACGGTATAGATGAAGATAAGGTAAATGTGGCATATGACATTGACCCACTGACCATTGACGTGGATACAATTATCCCTATCGGTCTGATATTAAATGAGTTAATTAGTAATGCTTTTAAGTATGCTTTTCCAGAAGAAAGGCACGGAGCTTTGAGCATTAACCTGAAAAAGGAGCCTAACTATCTGCTGCTAAGTGTGAAGGATGATGGTGTAGGGAAGGAAAATGAAGTGGAGAAGTCAGATTCCTTCGGGTTACGCATGATCCGATCATTGTCCAGAAAACTAGAGGCTGATGTGAACTTTGATTTTACCGCAGGCACAACGGCACAGTTGATTATAAAAAAATATAAGTTGGTATAA